TGGACTCTATGTCGCCGGCGTTCATCTCCGGTGTCCGGACGTTATCCAGAAAGAATTGCCACAGGTCGTCGTTGCGGACCCCTTTGTTGTACAGCTTAATGCCGTTAAACAGGCGGGATTCGGCCCAGACATCGACCACATCAACGTTCAGGCCCGGTGCGGCGCCACCCATATCGAGCAGGTGGGCGGTGACCGCGGCAAAACCGATCAACTCGCCCTGCCAGAAGACGGGCACCGCAATACCCAGGTCCGGGGTATGGCTGGCGCCCTGGAAGGGGTGGTTATGCAGAATCACGTCCCCCTCGTGAATATTGCCCTGGAGGCGCTTCAGAAAGCC
This genomic stretch from Gemmatimonadota bacterium harbors:
- a CDS encoding hydantoinase B/oxoprolinase family protein yields the protein MTSPNGHGTPNGTPRSVDPITLRVLGGAFTAAAKEMAHVLYRMSYSSIIRESEDLGAGLYDAQGNEICESDTSPMHVGSLPAYIRGFLKRLQGNIHEGDVILHNHPFQGASHTPDLGIAVPVFWQGELIGFAAVTAHLLDMGGAAPGLNVDVVDVWAESRLFNGIKLYNKGVRNDDLWQFFLDNVRTPEMNAGDIES